Genomic DNA from Haloplanus sp. HW8-1:
GTTCGACGACGTGACAGTCGCGTGGATCGGCGACGGCAACAACGTCGCCCAATCGTTCGTCCTGGGCGCGGCGCTGGCGGATCTGGAGGTCACGGTCACCACCCCACCGACCTACGGTGTCGACGGATCGGTGATGGACCGCGCGGCCGAACTGGGGCGGGCCCCTACGGTCGTCGAGGAACCTCACGACGCCGTCGCCGACGCCGACGTCGTCTACACCGACGTGTGGGTGTCGATGGGCGAGGAGGGCGTTCGCGAGGAGAAACTGGCGGCGTTCGAGGGCTACCAAGTGAACGCCGACCTACTCTCGGGGACCGACGCCAAGGTGATGCACTGTCTGCCCGCCCACCGCGGGGAGGAGATCACCGACGACGTCGTCGAGAGCGACCGGGCGATCGTCTGGCAACAGGCCGAGAACCGCCTGCACGCCCAGGCCGGCCTGCTCGTGGAACTGCTGGGGTAAGAGTACCCGCCCGGGACCCGGGTGGCGCCCCCGAACGAGCGCCGACCAACTTTTGTCAATAGTCCAACTAGTACTTCACTCTTTCGACGTCGTGTGTCCGTCGCGTCAGACCCCCGAACGGGGTTGTAGTCACCCGTCCTCCGAACGGCCATGGCGACGACGACACAGTCAGCCCACGAGACCGGGGAACCGAGCGGCAACTGGCGGGCGGGCGTCGTCGGCGGGAGCGTCGGCGCACTCGTCATGGGTGCGCTCGTCCTGGCGATGAACCCGCCGACGCTAGCGGTGGCGATCCCGTCGCTCTATACGCTCGCACCGCCCCCGAACCCGGGGCTCGGGATGGTCGTCCACGTCTCGCACGGCGCGGTGCTTGGCGTGGTCTTCGCGGCGCTGGTCGGGGCACTGGACGTAGAACGGCCGACACGGCTCGTCGGCGCCGGCATCGCCTGGGGCGTCGCGACGTGGATCGGTCTCGCGGCGCTGCTCATGCCCCTCTGGCTGAGCGCTGTGGGATCGCCGGCGTCGCCCCCGTTTCCCAACTTCGCGCCGCCGTCGCTCCTGTGGCACGGCGCCTACGGCGCCGTGCTGGGCGCCGTCTACGTCGCGACCGAGGACGCACTCTGACTGCCGAGGGTTTTAATCCCGGCGCGCGCTACCCGGTGTCGTGGCAGACACCGCGGGACACGAGCGGTTCTTTCCGTACGAATCGCCGTATCCGAACCAGCGCGAGGCGATGGACCGCATCACCAACGCGCTGGCTCGCGGCCAGGACGTGCTGCTCGAAGGCGCGCCGGGGACGGGCAAGACGCTGTCCGCGCTGGTGCCGGCCCTCGCCCACGCCCGCGAGGAGGACCGGACGGTCGTCATCACGACGAACGTCCACCAGCAGATGCGGCAGTTCGTCGAGGACGCCCGCGCCATCCGGACACAAGAGCCCATCCGGGCGGTCGTCTTCAAGGGCAAGGCCTCGATGTGCCACCTCGACGTGGGATACGAGGAGTGCCGGAGCCTCAAGGAGACCACCCGTTCGCTGGTCGACGCCGAGCGTGACCGCCGGGAACTCGCCGAGCGGAGCGAGGTCCTCCTCGACGAGGTACGAGCGGGCGAGGACGGGGCCGCCGAGGCCCGCTCGGCCGTCGTCGACGAACTCGAAGGGGTAGAAGAAGAGATCGCGGAGCTGGAGGCGGCCAACGTCTGTGAGCATTACCGCGCGAACCTCACGCGGGACACCGACGCGTTCCACGACTGGCTGTTCGAGGACGTGCGCACGCCCGATGAGATCTACGCCTACGCCGACGAGCGGGGGCTCTGTGGCTACGAACTCCTCAAGGAGGGGATGGAGGGGATCGACCTCGCAGTCTGTAACTACCACCACCTGCTCGATCCCTCGATCCGCGAGCATTTCTTCCGGTGGCTCGGGCGGGACCCCGCCGAGGTGATCACGGTCTTCGACGAGGCCCACAACGTCGAATCCGCGGCACGAGAGCACGCGACGCGGACGTGCTCGGCGCGCACCCTCGAGGGGGCGCTCGCCGAACTCGACGAGGCCGACGACTCCCGGGCCGGGCGGGCGAAGAACGTGCTCTCGGCGTTCCTGACCGGGCTCGAGACGGCGGTGGACGACGCCCTCGGCTTCGGGGAACGCGAACAGGTCGGCGAGAACTGGCACGAACTCGGGATCGCCAACGACGACCGGCGGGACGACCTCACGCTCGCCTTTCTCGACGCCTACGAGGGCGAGGGGATCGACGCGGAGATCGATCTCGCGCGACAGGTGGGGGAGGCGCTCGACGAGGCGTACGAGGAGGCCTATCGTCGGGGCGAGACGACCACCCGAAAGGAGTCCGCGACCCTGCAGGCGGCCGGCTTCGTCGCCGACTGGATGGGCCAGGGGACGAGTCTGGGGCGCCACCCGATGGCCGCGGTGCGTCGCGACGCGGGCACCGACGAGGTGTACGGCCGGGCGGAACTCTACACCGCGATCCCGCGACAGGTGACCGAGGGGCTGTTCGACGAGGTGGCCGCGAGCGTGCTAATGAGCGCGACGCTCCGGCCGTTCGACGTACTCGCGGACGTCCTGGGGCTGTCGGACCCGGCGACGCTCGCCTACGGCCTGGAGTACCCCGAGGAGCGCCGGCGGACCTTCGCCGTCGAGGGGCCGGCCCTGTTCGCCAGCGACCGGGACGACCCCGAGACGCAGGCGACGGTGGCCGAGACGCTCGGCGACGTCGTCCGCATGACTCCGGGGAACGCGCTCCTGTTTTTCCCCTCCTACGGCGAGGCCGAACGGTACCACGACCTGGTCGACGCCCCGAACGCCTACCTCGACGAGGCGGGGACGCCCACGGAGGACCTCCGACAACGGTTCGTCGACGACGACGGGGCCGCCCTGTTCACGTCGCTGTGGGGCACCCTCGGCGAGGGGGTGAGTTTCGACGGCGACGACGCCCGGAGCGTCGTCGTCGTCGGCGTCCCCTACCCGAATCTCTCGGAGCGACTTGGGGCAGTCCAGGACGCCTACGACCGGGCGTACGACGACCGGCGGGACCCGGGGTGGCGCTACGCCGTCGAGATTCCGACGATCCGCAAGACGCGACAGGCGCTCGGGCGGGTGATCCGCTCGCCGGACGACTACGGGGTGCGGGTCCTGCTCGACAAGCGCTACACGCGCGCCGGTCGTGACATGGGGAAGTACGGCGTCCGCGACGCGTTCCCGCCGGAGGAGCGGGACGAACTCATCGACGTGACGCCCGAGAAACTCAAGTTCGCGACGCTGAACTTCTTCGCGGACCTCGACGCCTACGACGGCGACCCGCCGGCGCCGTGAGACGCCACGCCCCGCTACGGATGCCTCAACGCGCCGATATCGTCCGAAAAGCATTTGTCAGCCAAACCGCTGGCCCCGCGTATGCGACGAGGTATCCCCGCCCTCGTTGTCGCCCTCTCGCTGGTCCTCGCCGGCTGTGCGGGACTGGCCCCCGAGGCATCGCCGACGAACACGCCCACGGTGACGCCCACGACGACGAACACGCCCACGGCCACGTCGGCGCCCGTCGACGTCGAGTACGTCGTCCGCGCGGGTGCGATTCCCGACGACGTCCGCTCGGTGACCGTGACGCTGCAGGTCGTCTTCGTCGAGCGGTCCGAGGATATGGGACCGTGCTGGCGCGAGACGTTCACCGGGCCGTACAAGCCGACACCGACGCCCATCGCCCCGCCGGTCGGTGACTGCCACCGCTCGGAGTCGGTTACCCTCGATCTGACCGAGGTGGACGACGGGCGCTCGCTGGGACGGATCACCGCGCCCGGGCGGTTCGACGCCGGCCACGCCCTGATCGTCACGAACGTGACGGCGACCCACCGGAACGGGACGGCCGTGACCGGGATCCGGGGCGCGAGCGGCAAGCGCGCCGCCGTCGTGTCCGGGCGTCCCGCGGGACGCCACCGGGTGACGCTCGCGCTCGAGTCGTACACGGACCGGGACTACGACCACTGGCTCGTCGCATCGACGGAGTAGCGGAACATCGCGGAGTCCCGGGCGGAGAGACGGACACCTAAACTCTTTACCCGGGGCTGGTCCAACGGGTCCCCATGACCGCAATCGAACTCGACGGCGTGACCAAACGGTTCGGCGACGTCACCGCCGTCGCCGACCTCGACCTCACGGTCCCCGAGGGCGAGGTGTTCGGCTTCCTCGGACCGAACGGGGCGGGGAAGTCGACGACCATCAACATGTTGCTCGATTTCGTCCGCCCGACGTCCGGCGAAGTGCGCGTCCTCGATATGGACGCCGGGCAGGAGAGTGTCGCAGTGCGACGGCGGACGGGCGTCCTCCCGGAGGGGTACGACGTCTACGACCGTCTCACGGGGCGCAAGCACGTCGAATTCGCCATGCGGTCGAAGGAAACCGCGGACGATCCCGAGGCGGTGCTCGAACGGGTGGGCATCGCGGACGCGGCCGACCGCAAGGCCGGTGACTACTCCAAGGGGATGCGCCAGCGACTCGTCCTCGGGATGGCGCTGGTGGGCGAGCCCGACCTGCTGATCCTCGACGAACCGTCCTCCGGACTGGATCCGGGCGGCGCCCGCGAGATGCGCGACATCGTCCGCTCGGAGGCCGACCGCGGCACGACGGTCTTTTTCTCCAGTCACGTGTTGGGACAGGTCGAGGCCGTCTGTGACCGCGTGGGGATCATGCGCGCGGGCGAACTCGTCGCCGAGGACAGCATCGAGGGGCTCCGCGAGGCCGTCGACGAGGGCGAGACCCTGTCGATCACCGTCGACGCGGCGAACGAGTCGGAACTCGACGGCGTGCGGGCACTCGGCGGCGTGAGCAGTGCGACCGCCGACGGCGAGACGGTGACCGTCGCCTGCGATCCCGACGCGAAGACGGCGGTCATCGCCGCACTGGAGGAGGCTGGCGTGACGGTCAAGGACTTCCAAACCGAGGAGACCTCCCTGGAGGACCTGTTTCTCGCGTACACCGAGGGCGAGAAAGGGGAGGTGTCGGCATGACCTGGTCCGCCGTCGCGCGCAAGGACTTCGAGGACGCCATCCGGTCGCGGTGGGTGGCGGGCCTGTCGGCGCTGTTCGTGCTGCTGGTGTCGCTGGCGGCGTATCTCGTCCGGCCAGAGCCGGGTGAGACGATCAGTTCGAACGCCGTCCTCAACTCGCTGGTCGTCCGCGACGCACTGGTGACGACGCTCGTCCCGTTGCTGGCGCTCGTCGTCGCGTACAAGGCCGTCGTGGGCGAGCGGGAATCGGGGTCGCTGAAGCTCCTGCTCTCCCTGCCCCACTCGCGGGCCGACGTGGTGTTCGGGAAGGTGATCGGGCGGGCGGGCGCCATCGCTGGGCCCATCGCGGTCGGGTTTCTCCTGCCCGCGGTGATCCTCCTCGTCGCCCCACCCATCACCTTCGACGCGATCTCCTATGTCGGCTACACGCTGTTGACGGCGATCCTCGGTGTCGTCTTCGTCAGCATCGCGGTCGGCTTCTCGGCGGCCGCGTCGTCCAGTCGACGGGCCGTCGCCGGCGCCATCGGCATCTACTTCCTCTTCGTCCCGCTGTGGGGGGCCGTCAGATTCCCGCTCCAACTCTATCTCGGCATGGGCGGCGGGCCGTCGTGGCTCCCCCTGACGGGACAGCAGGTGTTGCGGATGCTGACGCTCATCAACCCGACGGGGTCGTTCAAGACCGTCTCGAACGCGTTCCTGCAGGGTGGCCTGTTCACCCAGGGCGACGTGAACATGCAGGTGTCGGCGACGCTGATGCTGGTACTGTGGATCCTCGTCCCGCCCCTGCTCGGCCTCCTGTGGTTCCGCGAGGCCGACCTGTAGGCGGGGCGTGAGCGCCGTCAGAGGCCGGCGACGTCCTCGATGGCGTCGGTCAGCGCCCGGATGCTCTCGACGGTGTGTTCGCCCATGTGACCGATCCGGAACGTCTCCTCGCCGATCGCCCCGTAGCCGTTGGAGAAGACCATGTCGTACCGCTCGGCGACGGCGTCGATGGTCGCCGCGACGTCGATGCCCCGCGTGTTCTCGATGCAGCTCACCGTCAGCGACTCGTAGCCCGCCTCGGGGAAGAGGTCGAAGTGCTCGCGCGCCCAGTCGCGGGTGTACTCGGCCATCTCGCGGTGGCGGCGGGCCCGCTCGCGGTGGCCCTCCTCCAGCATGTGTGTCATCTGCTCGCGGTAAGCCAGCATGACGGGGATGGCCGGCGTCGAGTGGGTCTGACCCTTCCGGTCGTAGTAGTCCAGACAGCGCTGGAACCCGCCGTACCACGACGCCGAATCGGTGGCGAGTTCGCGCTCGTAGGCGTCCTCGCTGACGACACAGACCGCGAGGCCGGGGGGCATCGCGAAGGCCTTCTGGGTCGAGGCGAAGATGACGTCGATCCCGTGGGCGTCGATGTCGACGTAGTCGCCGCCCAGCGCCGATACCGCGTCCACGACGAAGTAGGTGTCCGGATACTCGGCGACGACGTCGCCGATCTCCTCGATCGGGTTCCGGACGCCGGTCGAACTCTCGTTCATCACGCAGGTGACGACGTCGTAGTCGGCGTCGGCCGACTCGATCGCCGCGCGGACGTCGTCGGGTTTGACGGCCGCCCCCCACTCGTACTCCAGTCGATCGACGTCCTTGCCGAGTCGCTCGGCCACGTTGGCGTGACGCTCGCTGAAACTGCCACACGTTGGGACCAGCATCCGGTCCTCGACGAGGTTGAGCGTCGACGCCTCCCAGAACGCCGTCCCGGAGGCGGTGAGGACGATCACGTCGTTGTCGGTGCCGAGGAAGTCCTTCGTGTCCTCGACGATGGTCGTGTAGAGATCGGTCATCCGGTCCATGCGGTGGCCGAACATCGGCTGGCTCATCGCCTCGGTGACGTCCTCGCGCACCTCGGTCGGGCCGGGAATGTACAGGGTCTTGTCGGGGTAGTCGTCCGTGTATTCGCGTTGCTTCGTCATGGGCACCACTCGGGTACGGTATAGCGTGGTGCGGGACGGCATGGTCCTTTTGATGCCGATCGGGGCTCAGTCGGCCACCGCCGCGAGGTTGGCGGCGAGACCACTGAAAAGCAGGAGGACCGTCACGCCGAGGTTCGCCGCGTCGTTGGCGAACAGGAGGGGGATCAGCGCAATCTCGTCGGCGAACCCGTAGAGCACGCCGCCGACGATGAGCGTGACGCCGACGAGGCCGAGAATGAGGCTACCGATGGTCCCGAGTCGGTGCGGTGTGTCGTCGCCGACCGTCGCTTCCGAAACGGCCTCCCGGACCGTCTCGCGGATGCCGTCGTCGACGTACTCCTGGAGCGTCCGTTCTTTTTCGTCGAGTTCGTCGGCACGGGTCGCGAGTTCGCGCTCGCGGTTCTCGATCGTGACCTCCCGATCGTCGAGGTTCGACTCGCGTTCCTCGATCCGCCGTTCCCTGTCGTCGAGTTCGGTCTCCCGCTCGTCCAACTCCTCGTGTCGGCTCCGGAGGGTGCGCTCGCGTTCGTCGAGTTCCGCCTCGCGCTCGTCGAGTTCGTCGGCGAAGTCCGCGAGGCCGCGTTTGCGTTGCTCCAGTTCCCGTCGCTCGGCTTCGAGGCGGTCGTCGTCCGCCGGATCGACCGGGTCGACCTCGGAGAAGGGATCGTCGCCGCTCATGGGTGAACGTCTCACTCGATCGTCTAAATATTGTCGAGAGTACACTTTATCCACGGTCGGTCCGGGAGCCAGGCCTGGCGGCGACGTCGTCCCCGGTGACGTAACTACCGGTTATAAGTTCTTCCAGGAATATGCGCTGTACACATGACCGACGGCTTTCACACCCGAAGCCTCCACGCCGGGGGGGAGCCGGATCCGGCGACGGGCGCGCGTGCGCTGCCCATCTACCAGACCACGTCGTACGTCTTCGACGACGCCGACGACGCCGCGGCGCGGTTCAGCCTCGACGTCGAGGACGACATCTACTCGCGGTTCTCGAACCCGACGGTGCGGGCCCTCGAACGCCGACTGGCCTCGCTCTCGGGCGGGACCGACGCCGTCGCCACCGCGTCGGGGATGGCCGCTCTCGACGCCGCGACGAGCATCCTCGCCGAGGCGGGCGACAACGTCGTCGCCTCGGCGGACATGTACGGCGGGACCAGCACGTACTTCTCGAAGATGGCCTCGCGCCGGGGAATCGAGTTCCGCCCCGTCGAGACGCTCGACTACGACGCGTACGCCGAGGCCGTCGACGACGACACCGCGTTCGTCCACGTCGAGACGCTCGCCAATCCGTCGCTGGTGACGCCGGACTTCGAGCGACTGGCCGACATCGCCCACGAGCACGGCGCCCCGCTTTTCGTCGACAACACCTTCGCCACGCCGTACCTGTGTCGGCCGCTCGAACACGGCGCCGACGTCGTCTGGGAGTCGACGACCAAGTGGATCCACGGCTCCGGCACCACGCTCGGGGGGATCCTCGTCGACGGCGGCACGTTCCCCTGGGACCACCCCGATGCCGAGTACCCCGAACTCGCGGGGGAGAACCCCGCCTACGGCTTCGATTTCACCGAGCGGTTCGGCGACCGGGCCTTCGCGGCCGCCGCGCGCTACCGCTCGCTGCGGAGCCTCGGCAACGGCCAGTCCCCGTTCGACGCCTGGGTCACGATGCAGGGTCTGGAGACGCTCCCGCTCCGGATGGAGCGCCACTGCGAGAACGCCGAGGCCGTCGCCGCGTTCCTCGACGACCACCCCGCGGTCGAGTGGGTGGCCTACCCCGGTCTCGACACACACGAGACCCACGAGAACGCGAGCGAGTATCTCGACGGCGGCTACGGCGGCATGATCACCTTCGGCCCCGCCGACGGCTTCGACGCCGCGAAGGGACTGTGTGAGACCGTCGAGTTGGCGAGTTTCCTCGCGAACATCGGCGACGCGAAGACGCTGGTGATCCACCCCGCATCGACCACCCACTCGCAGTTGAGCGAGGCCGAACAGCGGGCGGCGGGCGTCACGCCCGACATGGTCCGCCTCTCCGTAGGCTTAGAGGACGCCGAGGACATCACCGCCGACCTGGATCGAGGGCTGCGATGACGTCGGTCGAGAGCGGCACGCGGGCCCTCGGGGAGTTCACCTTCGAATGCGGGGAGTCCATCGACGACCTGCAGGTCGCCTACGAGGCCTACGGCGACTTCGAGGCGACGGAGGAGGGGAGCAACGCCGTCCTGATCTGTCACGCGCTCACCGGCAGCCAGAACGTCGCCAGCGCCGGGGTAGCCGACACCGCGGGCCAGGCGCGGGCGTGGTGGAACGACATCGTCGGCCCCGGCAAGGCCATCGACACCACGGAGTATTACGTCGTCTGTGCGAACGTCCCCGGGTCCTGTTATGGCTCGTCGGGGCCGCCCGCGGAGAACCCCGAGACGGGCGAGCCGTGGGGCACCGACTTCCCGCCCGTGACGATCGGCGACTGGACACGGGCCCAGCGACGCCTGCTCGACGACCTGGGCGTGGGGCGTCTGCACGCCGTCGTCGGCGGGAGCGCCGGCGGCATGAACGTCCTCGACTGGGCGGTGCAGTTCCCCGACGACGTGGCGCGGATCGTCCCCGTCGCCGCGGCGGCGCGTCTCGACGCCCAGTGTCTCGCCCTCGACGCCATCGCCCGCCGGGCCATCACCACCGACGACGACTGGCAGGGCGGGGATTACTACGGCGGCGAGACGCCGACGGAGGGCCTCGCGCTCGCCAGACAGATCGGCCACGTGATGTACCTCTCGAAGACGTCGATGCGCGAGAAGTTCGGCCGCCGGGCGGCCGGCCGGGACGCCGTGCGCTCCTTCCCCGCCGATCGCGCCGCCGCCTTCTTCCCGTATCGAGAGGTCGAGTCCTACCTCGACTACCAGGCCGAGAAGTTCGTCGATCGGTTCGATCCCAACACCTACCTCTACCTCACCCGCGCGATGGACGACTACGACCTCAGCGAGGGGTACGAGGGGGACGCCGACGCCCTCGCCGCCTTCGAGGGCGAGACGCTGCTCGTGTCCTTCACCGGCGACTGGCATTTCACCGTCGCCCAGTCCGAGTCGCTGGCCGAGGCCTGCCGGACGGCGGGGGTCCCCGTCGCCCACCACGTGATCGAGTCGGACCACGGCCACGACGCCTTCCTCGTCGAACCCGAGAAGGTCGGCCCGCCGCTCCGTGACTTCCTCGCGGACGGCCTGACGGGGCGTGCCATCCACGACACCGCCGAGGACGACGAGGACGACGACGAGGAGGACTTCGCGCCCGTCCACAACTCGCTGTTCGGCGGGTGAGGGTCGCGGATCGCCCACCCCGGTCGATCACCGAAACAGGAACTCCGCGGCGTGGGCCAACGCGACGACCGAGAGGGAGCCGAGGAGTAACAGCAGCATGCCGAGGAGGAGTTTCGAACCGAGAAGGGCGGCCCGTCTGCACTCCGCGAGCAGAACCGACGCCCCGCAGTGCAGAACACGGTTGACGCGGCGGTATCGGTAATACGAGATCCGATTCCGTAGCCCGAGGACGAACGGGACCGAGGGGATACCGATGGCGACGAGAAAGACCGCCACGTCGGGGGAGAGATAGACCGAAAACCGGAGTTCGTGGACCATATTGGCAAAGAGGATCGGTACGCCGACGAGCGCGAACAGCAACTGGGACGACGTACTGCGCTCGAACACCGTCCCGACGTGGGCGACGACGGCGGCTTCGCCGATCGCCGAGACGGCGACCTTGACGGCGGCGTACGCGACCAGCGAATAGCCGAAGAGGGCACGCGAGCGAGCGGCCATGATTTCGAGTTCGGCGTCGCGTATCTTCGACTCCGGGAGGTATCCCTCCGTGAACAGCGACCGCTCGTCGTACGTTCGCTCCATCCCGGCGTGTCCCTCGTATCTCGGCACCAAGACGTTCCAGACCGTCTCCAGTTCGACCTTCAGGCGTACCGAGGCCTTCACGAACAACACGAGCAGTGTCGAGAACACTCCCAACTTGAGCAGGTCGACGGCGATTCCCACGACGACGGCCTCGACGAACCCCCTCGTGACCCGCGCGCCGAACAGGGACGCGGCGCCGATAACGAGATACCACACGACCACGACGAGCAGCGGAACGAGGAGAACACTCTCGAACGCACGAAGCCACGCCCCGACCCAAATCAGCGTTCGATAGGCGAGATTTCGTGTGATTTCGGCGGTGTTCGCGACGTTGTTGGGCATTCGCGTTCGCGTTCGACGGTGAATAGATGTCAACTCACATTATTTTTTCGTCGGGAGCTACGAAGGGCGGGGGCAGGCGGGATGATTCCGGTCACAGACACCGGCAGGACCTGCACCTGCCCGTCGGTTTTACGCCGCGGGAACCGAATCACCGAGCATGGCAGACGACGAAGATGGACCCGGATTCCACACGCGAAGTTTGCACGCCGGCCAGGAGCCAGACCCCTCGACCGGTGCGCGCGCGCCGCCGATCTTCCAGACCACGTCGTACGTCTTCGACGACGCCGACGACGCCGCCGGGCAGTTCGCCCTCGAGAAGGAGGGTCACATCTACTCGCGGCTGATGAACCCCACCGTGGGCACCCTCCAGGAGCGGCTGGCCTCGCTGGAGGGTGGCGTCGGCGCCGCCGCCACCGCCTCGGGCATGGCCGCACTCGACCTCGCGACCTTCCTGCTCGCCGAGGCGGGGGACAACATCGTCACCGCGTCGGCGCTGTACGGGGGGACCTACACGTATCTGACCCACTCCGTCGAGCGCCGCGGAATCACGACCCGGTTCGTCGACACCCTCGATTACGACGCCTACGCCGAGGCCATCGACGAGGACACCGCGTACGTCCACCTCGAAACGATCGGCAACCCCGCCCTGATCACGCCGGACATCGAACGGATCGCGGACATCGCCCACGAGAACGGCGTCCCGCTGTTCGTCGACAACACGTTCGCCACGCCGTACCTGTGTCGGCCGCTCGAACACGGCGCGGATCTCGTCTGGGACTCGACGACCAAGTGGCTCCACGGGTCAGGGTCGACCGTCGGCGGCGTCCTCGTCGACGGCGGCACCTTCGACTGGGGCGAGTACGCCGAGGACTACCCCGAAATCGGGCAGTCGAACCCCGCCTACCACGGCGTCAACTTCCACGAGACGTTCGCCCCCGCGGGCTTCACCTACGCGGCCATCGCCCGCGGCCTGCGCGACCTCGGCAACACCCAGTCGCCGTTCGACGCCTGGGTCACCCTCCAGAAACTCGAATCGTTCCCGATGCGGATGGACCGCCACTGCGAGAACGCGATGGCCGTCGCGGAGTTCCTCGACGACCATCCCGCGGTCGCGTGGGTGAACTACCCCGGCCTCGAATCGCACGAGACCCACGCGACGGCGAGCGAGTACCTCGACGGCGGCTACGGTGGCATGATCACGTTCGGTCTCTCGGCCGGCTACGAGGCCGCGAAGGGCACCGTGAACAACGTCGAACTCGCCTCCCTGCTGGCGAACGTGGGCGACGCGAAGACGCTCGTCATCCACCCCGCCTCGACCACCCACCAGCAGTTGACCGACGAGGAACAGGAAGCGGCGGGTGTCACGCCCGACATGGTCCGCCTCTCGGTGGGCCTGGAGGACGTCGAGGACATCGTCGCCGACCTGGATCGGGCCATCGACGCCGCGACGTAGCTCACCCGAGCAGGCCGCGCTCCTCGAACACCCGTTCCAGCCGATCCATCGACGCCACCACCACGTCGCAGGCCGGCCGCACCGCGGGCTTGGGGAGGAAGCCGACGGCGAGGCCGGCGACTTCGAGCATCGGGAGGTCGTTGGCGCCGTCGCCGACGGCGACGGTCCGCGACAGCGGCAGGTCACGGTCGGCGGCCAGCGTCTCCAGTGCCTCGTCTTTCGTGCCCTCGATCAGCGGCCCCTCGACAGCGCCGGTGAGGCGATCACCGCTCGCGGGGAGTCGGTTGGCGACGACGGTGTCCACCTCAACTCCCTCCCGCGCGAGGGCGCGCTCGACGCCGCGTTCGAACCCGCCGGTGAGGATGGCCGTGTGGTGGCCGGCGTCGTTCAGACGGGCGAGCAGGTCGGCCGCGCCCGAGCGGAGGCGCACCCGACCGAACGCCTCGTCGGCGCGGTCGATCGCCAACCCCTCCAGCAGCGCGGCGCGTTCGCGCAGGCTCTCCGCGTAGCTGAGTTCGTCGTTCATCGCTCGTTCGGTAACGTCAGCCATGCGGTCGGCCACGCCACACTGCTCGCCGAGCAGGACCG
This window encodes:
- a CDS encoding O-acetylhomoserine aminocarboxypropyltransferase/cysteine synthase family protein, whose amino-acid sequence is MTDGFHTRSLHAGGEPDPATGARALPIYQTTSYVFDDADDAAARFSLDVEDDIYSRFSNPTVRALERRLASLSGGTDAVATASGMAALDAATSILAEAGDNVVASADMYGGTSTYFSKMASRRGIEFRPVETLDYDAYAEAVDDDTAFVHVETLANPSLVTPDFERLADIAHEHGAPLFVDNTFATPYLCRPLEHGADVVWESTTKWIHGSGTTLGGILVDGGTFPWDHPDAEYPELAGENPAYGFDFTERFGDRAFAAAARYRSLRSLGNGQSPFDAWVTMQGLETLPLRMERHCENAEAVAAFLDDHPAVEWVAYPGLDTHETHENASEYLDGGYGGMITFGPADGFDAAKGLCETVELASFLANIGDAKTLVIHPASTTHSQLSEAEQRAAGVTPDMVRLSVGLEDAEDITADLDRGLR
- the metX gene encoding homoserine O-acetyltransferase MetX, which gives rise to MTSVESGTRALGEFTFECGESIDDLQVAYEAYGDFEATEEGSNAVLICHALTGSQNVASAGVADTAGQARAWWNDIVGPGKAIDTTEYYVVCANVPGSCYGSSGPPAENPETGEPWGTDFPPVTIGDWTRAQRRLLDDLGVGRLHAVVGGSAGGMNVLDWAVQFPDDVARIVPVAAAARLDAQCLALDAIARRAITTDDDWQGGDYYGGETPTEGLALARQIGHVMYLSKTSMREKFGRRAAGRDAVRSFPADRAAAFFPYREVESYLDYQAEKFVDRFDPNTYLYLTRAMDDYDLSEGYEGDADALAAFEGETLLVSFTGDWHFTVAQSESLAEACRTAGVPVAHHVIESDHGHDAFLVEPEKVGPPLRDFLADGLTGRAIHDTAEDDEDDDEEDFAPVHNSLFGG
- a CDS encoding O-acetylhomoserine aminocarboxypropyltransferase/cysteine synthase family protein, which codes for MADDEDGPGFHTRSLHAGQEPDPSTGARAPPIFQTTSYVFDDADDAAGQFALEKEGHIYSRLMNPTVGTLQERLASLEGGVGAAATASGMAALDLATFLLAEAGDNIVTASALYGGTYTYLTHSVERRGITTRFVDTLDYDAYAEAIDEDTAYVHLETIGNPALITPDIERIADIAHENGVPLFVDNTFATPYLCRPLEHGADLVWDSTTKWLHGSGSTVGGVLVDGGTFDWGEYAEDYPEIGQSNPAYHGVNFHETFAPAGFTYAAIARGLRDLGNTQSPFDAWVTLQKLESFPMRMDRHCENAMAVAEFLDDHPAVAWVNYPGLESHETHATASEYLDGGYGGMITFGLSAGYEAAKGTVNNVELASLLANVGDAKTLVIHPASTTHQQLTDEEQEAAGVTPDMVRLSVGLEDVEDIVADLDRAIDAAT
- the serB gene encoding phosphoserine phosphatase SerB, with the protein product MRLVAFDFDGTLSDSEMTVLLGEQCGVADRMADVTERAMNDELSYAESLRERAALLEGLAIDRADEAFGRVRLRSGAADLLARLNDAGHHTAILTGGFERGVERALAREGVEVDTVVANRLPASGDRLTGAVEGPLIEGTKDEALETLAADRDLPLSRTVAVGDGANDLPMLEVAGLAVGFLPKPAVRPACDVVVASMDRLERVFEERGLLG